One part of the Candidatus Desulfatibia profunda genome encodes these proteins:
- the murD gene encoding UDP-N-acetylmuramoyl-L-alanine--D-glutamate ligase, whose protein sequence is MDLANKNILIVGLGSSGIAAARFAKHKGAVVTVTDIAPEGQLAGHALEASAMGISLELGRHQAEFFERADLIVISPGVPHTIGPILGACKKGIPVIGEIEFASRFIREPVIAISGTNGKTTTTTPLGKMLETSGFKVFVGGNIGNPLIGYVDQGAGAQIVVAEISSFQLDTIETFRPKVSVLLNITEDHMDRYPDFEAYVRSKLRIFENQQKDDTAVINASDPLIRSAAKDIKARQVPFYQYDSHDDCSQECAVIDWSGFQGAACIRLRSKESPQRSLDLSGFGLVGRHNLENAAAASLAALAAGASLDAVQSALNDFKGIPHRLESVATVGGVRFFDDSKATNVDAVARALESFTHPLVLIMGGRDKGGTFSVLKELVHKHVKTLIVMGEAREKIAAALSGACRQGAQIAANMQDAVRLAYQAAAPGDVVLLAPGCASFDMYKSYAQRGEDFCAAVRQLKESASSGLSTGGRQSQSNEMTDCNDFDAKSKIHLSCIMLGEINAR, encoded by the coding sequence ATGGACCTTGCAAATAAAAATATTCTGATCGTCGGCCTCGGCTCCTCGGGGATTGCCGCGGCCCGCTTTGCCAAGCATAAAGGGGCGGTTGTAACCGTTACCGATATTGCCCCTGAAGGGCAGCTGGCCGGCCATGCCCTGGAGGCATCTGCAATGGGTATCAGCCTGGAACTGGGCCGGCATCAAGCTGAATTTTTTGAACGTGCCGATCTGATTGTGATCAGCCCCGGCGTACCCCATACCATCGGGCCGATTTTAGGGGCCTGCAAAAAAGGGATTCCGGTAATCGGAGAAATAGAGTTTGCTTCAAGATTCATCCGTGAACCGGTCATCGCCATATCCGGAACCAACGGCAAAACGACGACCACAACCCCTTTGGGCAAAATGCTCGAAACTTCCGGGTTCAAGGTTTTTGTGGGGGGCAATATCGGCAATCCTTTAATCGGTTATGTCGATCAGGGCGCAGGGGCCCAAATTGTTGTCGCCGAAATCAGCAGCTTTCAACTCGATACCATCGAAACGTTCCGGCCGAAAGTGAGTGTTCTCTTGAACATCACCGAAGATCATATGGACCGGTACCCCGATTTTGAAGCTTACGTCAGGTCCAAGCTGCGCATCTTTGAAAACCAGCAAAAAGACGATACGGCCGTCATCAACGCATCAGATCCGCTGATCCGTTCGGCCGCCAAAGACATCAAAGCCAGGCAAGTTCCCTTTTATCAATACGACAGCCATGATGATTGCAGCCAAGAGTGTGCCGTCATAGATTGGAGCGGTTTCCAGGGCGCTGCCTGCATTCGTTTGCGATCAAAAGAAAGTCCGCAAAGGTCCCTAGACCTTTCCGGATTCGGTCTGGTGGGCAGACATAACCTTGAAAATGCCGCCGCCGCCAGCCTGGCGGCCCTGGCCGCCGGAGCAAGTTTGGATGCGGTCCAGTCCGCCCTGAATGATTTCAAGGGGATCCCCCATCGGCTCGAATCGGTCGCTACGGTCGGCGGCGTCCGTTTTTTCGACGACTCCAAGGCAACCAATGTTGACGCTGTGGCCAGGGCTCTTGAGTCCTTTACCCATCCGCTGGTCCTTATCATGGGAGGTCGCGATAAAGGCGGAACCTTTTCGGTTCTCAAAGAACTGGTTCACAAGCACGTCAAGACACTGATTGTAATGGGAGAGGCCCGGGAGAAAATTGCCGCTGCCCTATCCGGCGCATGCAGACAGGGAGCACAAATCGCAGCCAATATGCAAGACGCCGTCCGTTTGGCGTATCAGGCCGCAGCCCCCGGAGATGTGGTGCTCCTGGCTCCGGGCTGTGCCAGCTTCGATATGTATAAAAGCTATGCCCAGCGGGGAGAGGATTTCTGCGCGGCGGTTAGACAACTTAAAGAATCTGCTTCTTCCGGTTTATCAACCGGTGGCAGACAATCACAAAGTAACGAAATGACGGATTGTAATGACTTTGATGCAAAATCCAAGATTCATTTATCCTGCATCATGTTAGGTGAAATCAATGCCCGGTAA
- the ftsW gene encoding putative lipid II flippase FtsW has protein sequence MTAVAQQPLNYDVKLLFPVLFLVGIGIVMVYSASSALALKKFGTGYYFLKKQACFALLGIVTLVACRHFPHRFLRSLAYPFLIFAIALLAAVKFTKFGYSAGGAARWLRFGGFTFQPSEFARFALVIYLAYSMDKKKDKLKDLYVGFLPHILVLGILAALIIIQPDFGSVIILGAVTWIMLFIGGGRLLHLLTSLTALLPVLYFVMIHAQYRLKRLMSFLNPWQYPSDEGYQIVHSLMAFGTGGIWGTGIGQGYQKLFYLPEPHTDFIFSVIGEEFGLAGVLFILGLYTLIFWRGIWIARNTENSFGSLLAVGLTTSIGLQVGVNMAVTLGLLPTKGLALPFLSYGGTSLLMNMASIGILMNIGATQPNVISHE, from the coding sequence ATGACAGCGGTTGCCCAGCAGCCCTTAAATTACGACGTCAAGCTCCTGTTCCCCGTGCTTTTTCTGGTGGGAATCGGAATCGTCATGGTCTACAGCGCCAGTTCGGCCCTGGCACTGAAAAAGTTTGGAACCGGATACTACTTTTTGAAAAAACAGGCCTGCTTTGCGCTGCTGGGGATTGTAACCCTGGTGGCGTGCAGGCATTTTCCGCACCGGTTTCTGCGATCCCTGGCATATCCTTTTCTGATTTTCGCAATTGCGCTGCTGGCTGCCGTCAAGTTTACCAAGTTCGGATATTCTGCCGGAGGCGCGGCCAGATGGCTTCGATTCGGCGGCTTTACGTTTCAGCCCTCGGAATTCGCCCGTTTTGCCCTGGTAATCTATCTGGCCTACTCTATGGATAAAAAGAAGGATAAGCTCAAAGACCTTTATGTCGGTTTTCTTCCCCACATCCTGGTACTCGGAATTTTAGCCGCTCTGATCATTATCCAGCCAGACTTCGGTTCCGTGATCATTCTGGGTGCCGTTACCTGGATCATGCTTTTTATCGGGGGTGGACGTCTTTTGCATCTGTTGACATCCCTGACGGCACTTTTGCCGGTTCTCTATTTTGTTATGATCCATGCACAGTATCGCCTCAAGCGCCTGATGAGTTTTCTGAATCCTTGGCAGTATCCGTCCGATGAAGGATATCAGATTGTGCATTCTTTGATGGCTTTCGGCACCGGAGGAATTTGGGGCACAGGCATCGGCCAGGGGTATCAAAAACTGTTCTATCTTCCGGAACCCCACACCGATTTTATCTTTTCGGTCATCGGAGAGGAGTTCGGCCTCGCGGGAGTGTTGTTCATCCTGGGTCTTTATACCCTGATCTTCTGGCGGGGCATCTGGATCGCCAGAAATACAGAAAATTCTTTCGGGTCACTGTTGGCCGTTGGCCTGACAACGTCAATCGGTCTTCAGGTCGGCGTGAATATGGCGGTTACCCTTGGACTCCTGCCGACCAAGGGGCTTGCGCTGCCCTTTTTAAGTTACGGCGGAACATCCCTTTTGATGAATATGGCATCCATTGGGATTCTGATGAATATTGGAGCAACTCAGCCTAACGTGATATCTCATGAATAA